A single region of the Winslowiella toletana genome encodes:
- the rep gene encoding DNA helicase Rep, whose translation MRLNPGQQQAVEFVTGPCLVLAGAGSGKTRVITNKIAHLIRECGYQARHIAAVTFTNKASREMKERVAQTLGRKEARGLMISTFHTLGLEIIKREYAALGMKSNFSLFDDQDQLALLKDLTEEWLENDKNLLQQLISTISNWKNDLIDPPRAAAQVSGERDKIFAHCYALYDRHLKSCNVLDFDDLILLPTLLLQRNEEVRERWQQRIRYLLVDEYQDTNTSQYELVKLLVGSRARFTVVGDDDQSIYSWRGARPQNLVLLKEDFPALQVIKLEQNYRSSERILKAANILIANNPHVFEKRLFSELGYGAELKVVTANHEEHEAERVTGELIAHHFINKTQYKDYAILYRGNHQSRVFEKMLMQNRIPYRISGGTSFFSRPEIKDLLAYLRILTNADDDSAFLRIVNTPRREIGPATLQKLGEWAMLRNKSLLSASFDMGLSQTLTGRGLESLQRFTGWLQEIARLAEREPIEAVRDLIRGIDYESWLFETSASPKAAEMRMKNVNTLFQWMSEMLEGSDIDEPMSLTQVVTRFTLRDMMERGESDEELDQVQLMTLHASKGLEFPYVYLVGMEEGLLPHQSSIDEDNVEEERRLAYVGITRAQKELTFTLCRERRQYGEMVRPEPSRFLLELPQDDLKWESERKVVSAQERMQTGQSRVANLRAMIDKAKGG comes from the coding sequence ATGCGTCTGAATCCTGGCCAACAACAAGCGGTAGAATTTGTCACCGGACCTTGTCTGGTGCTGGCGGGAGCGGGTTCCGGCAAGACGCGGGTGATAACCAATAAGATTGCCCATCTGATCCGTGAATGCGGTTACCAGGCGCGCCATATTGCGGCGGTGACTTTTACCAATAAAGCCTCGCGCGAAATGAAAGAGCGTGTGGCGCAAACCCTTGGCCGCAAAGAAGCGCGCGGGCTGATGATTTCCACATTCCATACGCTGGGGCTGGAAATTATTAAACGCGAGTATGCGGCGCTGGGAATGAAATCCAACTTCTCGCTGTTTGACGATCAGGATCAGCTGGCGCTGTTAAAAGATCTGACGGAAGAGTGGCTGGAGAATGATAAAAATCTGCTGCAACAGCTGATCTCGACCATCTCCAACTGGAAAAACGATCTGATCGATCCTCCACGCGCTGCGGCGCAGGTCAGCGGTGAGCGAGATAAAATCTTTGCGCATTGTTATGCGTTATACGATCGTCACCTGAAGTCCTGCAATGTGCTGGATTTTGACGATCTGATTTTGCTGCCGACCTTGCTGCTGCAACGTAATGAAGAGGTGCGTGAGCGCTGGCAACAGCGTATTCGCTACCTGCTGGTGGATGAATATCAGGATACCAACACCAGCCAGTACGAACTGGTCAAGCTGCTGGTGGGATCGCGCGCGCGTTTTACCGTCGTGGGCGACGACGACCAGTCGATTTACTCCTGGCGCGGTGCGCGGCCGCAAAATCTGGTATTGCTGAAAGAAGATTTCCCGGCATTGCAGGTGATCAAGCTGGAGCAGAACTATCGTTCCTCCGAGCGTATTCTGAAAGCGGCTAATATCCTGATTGCCAACAACCCGCACGTGTTTGAAAAGCGACTGTTTTCCGAACTGGGCTACGGTGCAGAGTTGAAAGTGGTGACGGCCAACCATGAAGAGCATGAGGCGGAGCGTGTCACCGGCGAGCTGATCGCCCATCACTTTATTAATAAAACGCAGTATAAAGATTACGCCATTCTTTATCGCGGCAATCACCAGTCGCGGGTATTTGAAAAAATGCTGATGCAGAACCGGATCCCTTATCGTATCTCGGGCGGCACCTCATTTTTCTCGCGTCCGGAAATTAAGGACCTGCTGGCCTATCTGCGCATTCTTACTAATGCTGATGACGACAGTGCTTTTCTGCGCATTGTGAACACGCCACGGCGCGAAATTGGCCCGGCGACGCTGCAGAAGCTGGGAGAGTGGGCGATGCTGCGCAACAAGAGCCTGTTAAGCGCCAGCTTTGATATGGGGCTTAGCCAGACGTTAACCGGGCGGGGTCTTGAATCCTTGCAGCGTTTCACCGGCTGGTTACAGGAAATTGCCCGTCTGGCAGAGCGTGAGCCGATTGAGGCGGTGCGGGATTTGATTCGCGGTATCGACTATGAAAGCTGGCTATTTGAAACCTCGGCCAGTCCTAAAGCGGCTGAAATGCGCATGAAAAACGTCAATACCCTGTTCCAGTGGATGTCGGAAATGCTGGAAGGCAGCGATATAGACGAGCCGATGAGTTTAACTCAGGTGGTGACGCGCTTTACGCTGCGCGACATGATGGAGCGTGGCGAAAGCGATGAAGAGCTTGATCAGGTTCAGCTGATGACATTGCACGCCTCTAAAGGCCTGGAGTTCCCGTACGTTTATCTGGTTGGTATGGAAGAGGGGCTGCTGCCGCATCAGAGCAGTATTGATGAAGATAACGTCGAGGAAGAGCGCCGTCTGGCCTATGTTGGTATCACCCGCGCGCAGAAAGAGCTGACCTTTACTTTGTGCCGCGAGCGCCGTCAGTATGGCGAAATGGTGCGGCCAGAGCCGAGCCGTTTTCTGCTGGAACTGCCGCAGGACGATCTGAAATGGGAAAGCGAACGTAAAGTGGTCAGCGCGCAAGAACGCATGCAAACTGGCCAGAGTCGGGTAGCCAATTTACGTGCGATGATTGATAAGGCGAAAGGCGGCTAG
- the ilvC gene encoding ketol-acid reductoisomerase, with product MANYFNTLNLRNQLAQLGKCRFMTRDEFADEASYLKGKKVVIVGCGAQGLNQGLNMRDSGLDVAYALRAEAIAEKRASWRKATENGFKVGTYEDLIPQADLVVNLTPDKQHSAVVQAVQPLMKDGAALGYSHGFNIVEVGEQVRKDITVVMVAPKCPGTEVREEYKRGFGVPTLIAVHPENDPKGEGMAIAKAWAAATGGHRAGVLESSFVAEVKSDLMGEQTILCGMLQAGSLLCFDKLVAEGTDPAYAEKLIQFGWETVTEALKQGGITLMMDRLSNPAKLRAFALSEQLKEIMAPLFQKHMDDIISGEFSSGMMADWANDDKKLLGWREETGKTAFEIAPQFDGKIAEQDYFDQGVLMIAMVKAGVELAFETMVDAGIIEESAYYESLHELPLIANTIARKRLYEMNVVISDTAEYGNYLFSYAAVPLLKEFMTTLQAGDLGKAVATTTVDNAQLRDVNEAIRNHPIESVGRKLRGYMTDMKRIAVAG from the coding sequence ATGGCTAACTATTTCAATACTTTGAACCTGCGCAACCAGTTAGCGCAATTAGGTAAATGTCGCTTTATGACGCGTGATGAATTTGCTGATGAAGCAAGCTACCTGAAAGGTAAAAAAGTCGTCATCGTTGGTTGTGGTGCTCAGGGCCTGAACCAGGGTCTGAACATGCGCGATTCTGGTCTGGATGTGGCTTACGCTCTGCGCGCAGAAGCGATTGCAGAGAAACGCGCATCATGGCGGAAAGCGACCGAAAACGGTTTCAAAGTAGGAACTTACGAAGATCTGATCCCACAGGCCGACCTGGTGGTTAACCTGACTCCGGACAAGCAGCACTCGGCGGTGGTTCAGGCGGTTCAGCCACTGATGAAAGATGGCGCAGCACTGGGCTATTCTCACGGCTTTAACATCGTTGAAGTGGGTGAGCAGGTTCGCAAAGACATCACCGTAGTGATGGTTGCGCCAAAATGTCCGGGCACCGAAGTGCGTGAAGAGTACAAACGTGGTTTCGGCGTCCCTACGCTGATCGCGGTTCACCCGGAAAACGATCCTAAAGGCGAAGGCATGGCGATTGCTAAAGCCTGGGCTGCGGCCACCGGCGGCCACCGTGCCGGCGTTCTGGAGTCTTCTTTCGTTGCTGAAGTGAAATCTGACCTGATGGGCGAGCAGACCATCCTGTGCGGCATGCTGCAGGCCGGTTCACTGCTGTGCTTCGACAAGCTGGTAGCAGAGGGCACAGACCCGGCTTACGCAGAAAAACTGATTCAGTTTGGCTGGGAAACCGTGACCGAAGCGCTGAAGCAGGGCGGTATCACCCTGATGATGGATCGCCTGTCTAACCCGGCGAAACTGCGTGCTTTCGCACTGTCTGAGCAGCTGAAAGAGATTATGGCGCCGCTGTTCCAGAAACATATGGATGACATCATTTCCGGTGAATTCTCCTCCGGCATGATGGCAGACTGGGCCAACGACGATAAGAAACTGCTGGGCTGGCGTGAAGAGACCGGTAAAACGGCATTTGAAATCGCTCCACAGTTCGACGGTAAGATTGCTGAGCAGGACTACTTCGATCAGGGCGTGCTGATGATTGCGATGGTCAAAGCGGGTGTTGAACTGGCATTCGAAACCATGGTTGATGCGGGCATCATTGAAGAGTCTGCTTACTATGAATCACTGCATGAACTGCCGCTGATTGCCAACACCATTGCACGTAAGCGTCTGTATGAAATGAACGTGGTTATCTCTGATACCGCAGAATATGGTAACTACCTGTTCTCTTATGCAGCAGTGCCACTGCTGAAAGAGTTTATGACCACATTGCAGGCTGGCGATCTGGGCAAAGCAGTGGCTACCACGACAGTGGATAACGCACAGCTGCGTGATGTTAACGAAGCGATTCGCAATCATCCAATCGAATCAGTTGGCCGCAAACTGCGTGGCTATATGACCGATATGAAACGTATTGCGGTAGCGGGCTAA
- the ilvM gene encoding acetolactate synthase 2 small subunit → MNQHQLSIEARFRPEILERILRVVRHRGFQVCSMNMASSSNVSNINIEMTVASQRSIDLLSVQLSKLMDVACVQIQQQTTQQIRA, encoded by the coding sequence ATGAATCAGCATCAATTGTCTATCGAAGCGCGTTTCCGACCTGAAATATTGGAGCGTATTTTACGCGTTGTTCGCCATCGTGGATTCCAGGTTTGTTCTATGAACATGGCTTCGTCGAGCAATGTGAGCAATATTAATATTGAAATGACCGTTGCCAGCCAGCGCTCCATCGATTTACTGTCAGTGCAGCTGAGTAAATTAATGGACGTTGCCTGCGTTCAGATTCAACAACAGACAACACAACAAATCCGCGCGTAG
- the ilvE gene encoding branched-chain-amino-acid transaminase produces the protein MTTKKADFIWFNGEMVKWEDAKVSVMSHALHYGTSVFEGVRCYDSHKGPVVFRHREHMQRLHDSAKIYRFPVSQSVDELMEACREVLRKNNLKSAYIRPLVFVGDVGLGVNPPDGYNTDVIIAAFPWGAYLGAEALEQGIDAMVSSWNRVAPNTLPTAAKAGGNYLSSLLVGSEARRHGYQEGIALDTQGYISEGAGENLFEVKDGILFTPPFTSSALPGITRDAIIKLAKDMGIEVREQVLSRESLYLADEVFMSGTAAEITPVRSVDGIKVGEGKCGPVTKRIQQAFFGLFTGETEDKWGWLDQVNP, from the coding sequence ATGACGACGAAGAAAGCAGACTTTATCTGGTTCAATGGCGAGATGGTTAAATGGGAAGACGCTAAGGTCAGCGTAATGTCCCACGCACTGCACTACGGCACCTCAGTATTCGAAGGCGTCCGTTGCTACGACTCGCACAAAGGCCCGGTAGTTTTCCGCCATCGTGAACATATGCAGCGCCTGCATGATTCTGCCAAAATTTATCGTTTCCCGGTCAGCCAGAGCGTCGATGAGCTGATGGAAGCGTGCCGCGAAGTTCTGCGCAAAAACAACCTGAAAAGTGCTTACATTCGTCCGCTGGTATTTGTTGGTGATGTTGGTCTGGGCGTTAACCCGCCAGACGGTTATAACACTGATGTGATCATCGCTGCCTTCCCTTGGGGTGCCTACCTCGGTGCTGAAGCGCTGGAGCAGGGCATCGACGCCATGGTTTCTTCCTGGAATCGCGTCGCACCAAACACTCTGCCAACCGCAGCGAAAGCCGGTGGTAACTACCTCTCTTCACTGCTGGTTGGCAGCGAAGCGCGTCGTCACGGTTATCAGGAAGGTATTGCACTGGATACTCAGGGCTACATCTCTGAAGGTGCAGGCGAAAACCTGTTTGAAGTGAAAGATGGCATCCTGTTTACGCCGCCGTTTACCTCTTCAGCACTGCCAGGCATTACCCGTGATGCCATCATCAAATTAGCCAAAGATATGGGTATCGAAGTGCGTGAACAGGTCCTGTCGCGTGAATCCCTGTATCTGGCAGACGAAGTCTTTATGTCCGGTACCGCAGCGGAAATCACCCCGGTGCGCAGCGTTGACGGCATCAAGGTCGGCGAGGGCAAATGTGGTCCTGTCACCAAGCGTATTCAACAAGCATTCTTCGGCCTGTTTACCGGTGAAACGGAAGACAAATGGGGCTGGCTGGATCAGGTAAACCCATAA
- the ilvY gene encoding HTH-type transcriptional activator IlvY, which translates to MDLRDLKLFLHLAESRHFGRSARAMHVSPSTLSRQIQRLEEDLGQALFLRDNRTVTLTDAGERLRQFAQHTLLQYQQLRHAIGQNGPSLSGEMRLFCSVTAAYSHLPPILDRFRAEHPLVEIKLTTGDAADAVEKVQSAEADLAIAGRPETLPGSIDFTPLGYIPLVLIAPALSCPVRSQATQEEPDWSQIPFILPEQGPARRRIDLWFRRQRIANPLIYATVSGHEAIVSMVALGCGIALLPDVVLENSPEPVRNRVLVLENIESVAPFELGVCVQKKRLNEPLIDAFWSLL; encoded by the coding sequence ATGGATTTACGTGACCTGAAACTCTTCCTGCATCTGGCGGAAAGCCGCCATTTTGGCCGCTCGGCGCGCGCCATGCACGTCAGCCCTTCAACGCTGTCGCGCCAGATTCAGCGTCTGGAAGAGGATCTTGGCCAGGCGCTGTTTTTACGTGATAACCGTACTGTTACGCTGACCGATGCCGGTGAACGCCTGCGCCAGTTCGCCCAGCATACTTTGTTGCAATATCAGCAACTGCGCCACGCTATCGGTCAGAACGGCCCGTCGCTTAGCGGTGAAATGCGGCTGTTTTGCTCGGTTACCGCCGCCTACAGCCATTTGCCACCGATTCTTGACCGCTTCCGTGCTGAACATCCACTGGTTGAAATTAAGCTGACAACCGGTGACGCCGCCGATGCAGTGGAGAAGGTCCAGTCTGCCGAAGCGGATCTGGCCATTGCCGGACGCCCGGAAACCTTACCGGGGAGTATCGACTTTACGCCGCTCGGCTATATTCCGCTGGTATTAATCGCACCGGCGCTGTCTTGTCCGGTGCGCAGTCAGGCGACTCAGGAGGAGCCTGACTGGTCGCAGATTCCATTTATCCTGCCGGAACAAGGCCCGGCGCGTCGGCGTATCGACTTATGGTTCCGCCGCCAACGCATTGCCAATCCGCTGATTTACGCCACGGTATCCGGGCATGAGGCGATTGTGTCGATGGTGGCACTGGGCTGCGGTATTGCGTTGCTGCCGGACGTGGTGCTGGAGAACAGCCCTGAACCGGTACGTAATCGCGTGCTGGTGCTGGAGAATATCGAATCAGTTGCACCGTTCGAACTGGGCGTTTGCGTTCAAAAAAAGCGGCTCAATGAGCCGCTTATCGATGCATTCTGGAGCCTGCTGTAG
- the ilvA gene encoding threonine ammonia-lyase, biosynthetic — protein MAESQPLSDAPCGAEYLRAVLRAPVYEVAQVTPLQKMEKISLRLGNTILVKREDRQPVHSFKLRGAYAMIASLTEEQKARGVVTASAGNHAQGVALSATKLGIKSLIVMPVATADIKVDAVRAFGGEAFLFGANFDEAKAKAIELSEAQGYTFVPPFDHPAVIAGQGTLAMELLQQDAHLDRIFVPVGGGGLAAGVAVLIKQLMPQIKVIAVEAEDSACLKAALEAGEPVDLPRVGLFAEGVAVKRIGNETFRLCQEYLDDIITVDSDAICAAMKDLFEDVRAVAEPSGALALAGMKKYIQQHDIKGERLAHVLSGANVNFHGLRYVSERCELGEQREALLAVTIPEQQGSFLKFCQLLGGRAVTEFNYRYADADNACIFVGVRLTRGIEERGEIIALLSDGGYKVVDLSDDEMAKLHVRYMVGGRPSKPLRERLFSFEFPESPGALLRFLQTLGTHWNISLFHYRSHGTDYGRVLAGFELGENEPEFEQHLTALGYDCHDETRNPAFSFFLAGK, from the coding sequence ATGGCAGAGTCTCAACCGCTATCCGACGCACCCTGTGGTGCTGAGTATCTGCGCGCAGTGTTGCGCGCGCCGGTATACGAAGTGGCGCAGGTAACACCGCTGCAGAAAATGGAAAAAATTTCTTTGCGTCTGGGTAATACCATTTTGGTAAAACGCGAAGATCGTCAGCCGGTTCACAGCTTTAAGCTGCGCGGCGCTTACGCGATGATCGCCAGCCTGACGGAAGAGCAGAAAGCGCGCGGCGTAGTGACGGCGTCGGCAGGCAACCACGCGCAGGGCGTGGCGCTGTCGGCCACTAAGCTGGGCATTAAATCGCTGATCGTCATGCCAGTGGCGACGGCAGACATCAAGGTCGATGCGGTGCGGGCGTTTGGCGGTGAGGCTTTTCTGTTCGGCGCTAATTTCGATGAAGCGAAAGCCAAAGCGATTGAACTGTCGGAAGCTCAGGGTTACACCTTTGTTCCACCGTTCGATCATCCGGCGGTGATTGCGGGCCAGGGAACGCTGGCAATGGAGCTGTTGCAGCAGGATGCGCACCTTGATCGGATATTTGTTCCGGTTGGCGGAGGTGGCCTGGCGGCCGGTGTGGCAGTGCTGATTAAACAGCTGATGCCGCAAATCAAAGTGATTGCGGTGGAAGCGGAAGATTCAGCCTGCCTGAAAGCCGCGCTGGAGGCCGGTGAACCGGTCGACCTGCCGCGCGTCGGGCTGTTTGCTGAAGGCGTAGCAGTCAAACGTATTGGTAACGAAACCTTCCGCCTGTGTCAGGAGTATCTCGACGACATCATCACCGTTGACAGTGACGCGATCTGCGCGGCAATGAAAGACCTGTTTGAAGATGTGCGCGCGGTCGCGGAGCCTTCTGGCGCGCTGGCGCTGGCCGGGATGAAGAAATATATCCAGCAGCACGACATCAAAGGCGAACGGCTGGCGCATGTGCTGTCGGGGGCCAACGTGAACTTCCACGGGCTGCGCTATGTATCAGAGCGCTGCGAACTGGGGGAACAGCGTGAAGCGCTGTTGGCGGTCACGATTCCTGAACAGCAAGGCAGCTTCCTGAAGTTTTGCCAGCTGTTGGGTGGCAGAGCGGTCACCGAGTTCAACTATCGCTATGCTGATGCTGATAACGCCTGCATTTTTGTTGGCGTGCGCTTAACCCGTGGCATTGAAGAGCGCGGTGAAATCATCGCTCTGCTCAGCGACGGCGGCTACAAGGTGGTGGATCTGTCTGACGATGAAATGGCGAAGCTGCATGTACGCTATATGGTCGGCGGACGCCCGTCAAAACCGCTTCGCGAAAGGCTGTTCAGCTTTGAGTTCCCGGAGTCACCGGGCGCACTGCTGCGTTTTCTGCAGACGCTGGGTACTCACTGGAATATTTCGTTGTTCCATTACCGCAGTCACGGCACCGACTACGGTCGGGTACTGGCCGGTTTTGAGCTGGGAGAAAACGAACCGGAATTTGAACAGCATCTCACCGCGCTGGGCTATGACTGCCACGATGAGACGCGGAATCCGGCGTTCAGCTTCTTCCTGGCCGGAAAATAA
- the ppiC gene encoding peptidylprolyl isomerase PpiC translates to MAKTAAALHILVKEEKQALDILEQLKNGGDFEKLAKKHSTCPSGKKGGHLGEFKQGAMVPAFDKVVFSCPLLEPYGPLHTQFGYHIIKVLYRN, encoded by the coding sequence ATGGCAAAAACCGCGGCAGCATTGCATATCCTTGTTAAGGAAGAGAAACAGGCTCTGGATATTCTGGAGCAACTGAAAAATGGCGGCGACTTCGAGAAGCTGGCGAAGAAGCACTCCACCTGCCCGTCAGGCAAAAAAGGCGGACATTTAGGTGAGTTCAAGCAAGGGGCGATGGTTCCTGCTTTTGATAAAGTGGTGTTCTCCTGCCCGCTGCTGGAACCTTACGGTCCCCTGCACACGCAGTTCGGTTACCACATCATTAAAGTGTTGTACCGCAATTAA
- the ilvD gene encoding dihydroxy-acid dehydratase, producing the protein MPKYRSATTTHGRNMAGARALWRATGMTDDDFGKPIIAVVNSFTQFVPGHVHLRDLGKLVAEQIEASGGVAKEFNTIAVDDGIAMGHGGMLYSLPSRELIADSVEYMVNAHCADAMVCISNCDKITPGMLMAALRLNIPVIFVSGGPMEAGKTKLSDKIIKLDLVDAMIQGANPNVSDADSDQIERSACPTCGSCSGMFTANSMNCLTEALGLSQPGNGSLLATHADRKQLFLNAGKRIVDLAKRYYEQDDESALPRSIASKAAFENAMTLDIAMGGSTNTVLHLLAAAQEGEIEFDMSDIDRLSRLVPHLCKVAPSTPKYHMEDVHRAGGVLGILGELDRAGLMNNDVRNVLGLNLKQTLEQYDIMLTKDEAVKKMFRAGPAGIRTTQAFSQDCRWDTLDDDRQEGCIRSREFAFSQDGGLAVLYGNIAQDGCIVKTAGVEKESHVFRGPAKVYESQDDAVEAILGGKVVAGDVVVIRYEGPKGGPGMQEMLYPTTYLKSMGLGKSCALITDGRFSGGTSGLSIGHASPEAAAGGVIALVKDGDIIDIDIPNRGIKLDVPDNELHARREEEEARGAEAYTPHGRVRQVSLALRAYALLATSADKGAIRDKSKLGG; encoded by the coding sequence ATGCCTAAGTACCGTTCCGCCACCACCACCCACGGCCGTAATATGGCGGGTGCCCGTGCCTTGTGGCGCGCTACCGGAATGACTGATGATGATTTTGGTAAGCCGATCATCGCGGTTGTTAACTCATTCACCCAATTCGTACCCGGCCATGTGCACCTGCGCGATCTGGGCAAGCTGGTCGCCGAGCAGATTGAAGCGTCTGGTGGTGTGGCAAAAGAGTTCAACACCATTGCAGTCGATGACGGAATCGCCATGGGTCATGGTGGCATGCTGTATTCACTGCCGTCTCGTGAGTTGATTGCTGACTCAGTGGAATATATGGTTAATGCCCACTGCGCCGATGCAATGGTGTGTATTTCCAACTGCGACAAAATCACCCCAGGAATGTTGATGGCCGCGCTGCGTCTGAACATTCCTGTCATCTTTGTCTCCGGCGGTCCGATGGAAGCCGGTAAGACCAAGCTGTCCGATAAAATCATCAAGCTGGATCTGGTTGACGCCATGATTCAGGGCGCAAACCCGAACGTCAGCGACGCTGACAGCGATCAGATTGAACGTTCTGCCTGTCCAACCTGTGGTTCCTGTTCCGGCATGTTTACCGCTAACTCAATGAACTGTCTGACCGAGGCGCTGGGTCTGTCGCAGCCGGGTAATGGTTCACTGCTGGCGACTCACGCCGACCGTAAACAGCTGTTCCTTAATGCCGGTAAACGTATCGTTGATCTGGCAAAACGCTACTACGAACAGGACGACGAAAGTGCCTTGCCACGTAGCATCGCCAGTAAAGCGGCATTCGAGAACGCGATGACGCTGGATATTGCCATGGGCGGTTCTACCAATACCGTACTGCATCTGCTGGCTGCTGCGCAGGAAGGCGAGATTGAGTTCGATATGAGTGATATCGATCGCCTGTCTCGCCTGGTGCCGCATCTGTGTAAAGTGGCGCCAAGCACGCCGAAATACCATATGGAAGATGTCCATCGCGCCGGTGGCGTGCTCGGTATTCTCGGTGAGTTGGATCGCGCCGGACTGATGAATAACGACGTGCGTAACGTGCTGGGTCTGAACCTGAAACAGACGCTGGAACAGTACGACATTATGCTGACTAAAGACGAAGCGGTGAAGAAGATGTTCCGCGCCGGTCCGGCAGGCATCCGCACCACGCAGGCATTCTCGCAGGATTGCCGTTGGGACACGCTGGATGACGATCGTCAGGAAGGCTGTATCCGTTCGCGTGAATTTGCTTTCAGTCAGGATGGCGGCTTAGCGGTGCTGTACGGCAACATCGCGCAGGACGGCTGCATCGTGAAAACCGCAGGCGTCGAGAAAGAGAGCCATGTTTTCCGCGGCCCGGCGAAAGTTTATGAGTCACAGGATGACGCGGTTGAAGCGATTCTCGGTGGCAAGGTGGTTGCAGGCGACGTGGTGGTGATTCGCTACGAAGGGCCAAAAGGCGGGCCGGGCATGCAGGAAATGCTCTATCCGACCACTTATCTGAAATCGATGGGCCTCGGCAAAAGCTGTGCGCTGATCACCGACGGCCGTTTCTCCGGCGGTACTTCCGGTCTCTCTATCGGTCATGCCTCACCGGAAGCCGCAGCGGGCGGTGTAATTGCGCTGGTGAAAGACGGTGACATCATCGATATCGATATCCCGAATCGCGGCATTAAGCTGGATGTGCCGGATAACGAACTGCACGCGCGTCGTGAAGAAGAAGAGGCACGCGGTGCCGAAGCTTACACGCCGCACGGTCGTGTACGTCAGGTCTCTCTTGCACTGCGTGCTTACGCGTTGCTGGCGACCAGTGCCGACAAAGGCGCGATCCGCGATAAGAGCAAGCTGGGAGGCTAA